One Streptomyces sp. NBC_01217 genomic region harbors:
- a CDS encoding class E sortase, producing the protein MTARTEQEERVGESVPPPRRSGRHPVATAVSVFGELLITAGLVLGLFVAYSLWWTNVLADREATKQGHTVRDRWAGGPGALDTKDGIGFLHVPSMKNGEVLVKKGTDTGNLNDGIAGYYTDPVKSALPWDEQGNFTLAAHRDGHGAKFHNIDKVKTGDAVVFETRDTWYVYKVFKELPETSKYNVDVLEAVPKGSGAKKPGRYITLTTCTPVYTSKYRYIVWGELVRTEKVDKDRTKPAELR; encoded by the coding sequence GTGACAGCGAGGACCGAGCAGGAAGAGCGCGTAGGTGAGTCCGTGCCCCCGCCGCGGCGCAGTGGCCGCCATCCCGTGGCGACTGCGGTCAGTGTCTTCGGTGAACTGCTGATCACCGCAGGCCTGGTGCTGGGGCTCTTCGTCGCCTACTCCCTCTGGTGGACCAATGTGCTCGCCGATCGCGAGGCCACCAAACAGGGCCACACCGTCCGCGACCGCTGGGCGGGCGGGCCGGGCGCGCTGGACACCAAGGACGGCATCGGCTTCCTGCACGTCCCGTCGATGAAGAACGGCGAGGTGCTGGTCAAGAAGGGCACCGACACCGGGAACCTCAACGACGGCATCGCGGGTTACTACACGGACCCGGTGAAGTCGGCTCTCCCCTGGGACGAGCAGGGCAACTTCACCCTGGCGGCACACCGCGACGGGCACGGGGCCAAGTTCCACAACATCGACAAGGTGAAGACGGGGGACGCGGTCGTCTTCGAGACCAGGGACACCTGGTACGTCTACAAGGTCTTCAAGGAACTGCCCGAGACGTCGAAGTACAACGTCGACGTGCTGGAGGCGGTACCGAAGGGATCGGGAGCGAAGAAGCCCGGCCGCTACATCACGCTGACGACCTGCACACCTGTCTACACGTCGAAGTACCGCTACATCGTGTGGGGTGAGTTGGTGCGTACGGAGAAGGTGGACAAGGACCGTACGAAGCCGGCGGAGCTGCGCTGA